In Nicotiana tabacum cultivar K326 chromosome 19, ASM71507v2, whole genome shotgun sequence, one DNA window encodes the following:
- the LOC107791535 gene encoding NAC domain-containing protein 72-like — translation MDMDRFLIQQLNNKFKNQPLSIDRLIFANINDFSPQDFFQGEINGGGIKECYVLTPRRRLYGIMPRPDRRARNGYWKLLKCIDDNILGTDGTVGMKQKLLFFEGDPKQARKTHWCMIEYKLRQHCCSITCDHNIGRLDDWVLCKVYEEYDPETLSFQMETMDIG, via the exons ATGGATATGGACAGGTTCCTTATTCAACAGCTGAACAACAAATTCAAGAACCAGCCACTGTCAATAGACAGATTGATCTTTGCAAATATCAATGATTTTAGTCCTCAAGATTTCTTTCAAG GGGAAATAAATGGTGGTGGAATAAAGGAATGCTATGTATTGACACCGAGGCGTCGACTTTACGGAATAATGCCTCGACCTGATCGACGAGCCAGAAATGGCTACTGGAAGTTATTGAAATGTATAGATGATAATATCCTTGGAACAGACGGGACTGTTGGGATGAAGCAGAAGCTTTTGTTCTTTGAAGGTGACCCCAAACAAGCGCGCAAAACTCACTGGTGTATGATTGAGTATAAGCTAAGGCAGCACTGCTGTTCAATCACTTGTGATCACAATATCGGAAGG CTCGATGATTGGGTTCTCTGCAAGGTGTACGAGGAGTATGATCCTGAAACCCTGTCTTTTCAAATGGAAACAATGGATATTGGCTAA
- the LOC107822865 gene encoding uncharacterized protein LOC107822865 isoform X1, whose translation MEEGLKGSSMCSTMKHELDLNRDPFEQTEPALTLTDSVSKQDLDLNESITEVCENDDECDVPKCVIADVDSEKAEGIVGEVGEEDPLMQVKLPEKNRVDIVVGRRRGRKKKVKDSTEDKTSCQVELENKGLSLMSGALRPSEERKCEEGTAVENGEVIKINVVCDGNDEPHGKVDASKGRGRRGRKKKEVKDSRKDDVSHDGDFLERGLICNGLVSLKGESGVSSPGRQIEQGIHDFVGFESGEITKISENSIDDISQVQVDKSNDKSEKKPGKRGRGRKRTAAEASECHDNDVTAGEQVDASSDGSKIKVRKRGRGRKRKDAEDVERPADDQVKRQKVNTVLSMGQFKRVLRSGTVAVIDGKKHVFGVKDAGVSSSKTENNIDPSDKKILKARNDGNARLIERGKQKPKGRRGRPPKMQGTSLTSSQKDKLRGPKRSMNDEKADGLVKGSKHLKVNQTNDVEEALGYEEGTEQANAEVNNEGPGNDGNKRLSSDPYHDKQSKLKGSKTEVKEFGVREQKQAVREQIIDMLMKSGWTVEYRPRLTKDYKDAIWYDPEGRQHWSVTLAYKRLKERVEAGAADDKTRSAFTPIPEDVFSTLFRGRKEKENKGKKKQKDVGCKTSKKMTKKKQSAKGNLSVRTKTGNSLSVAVRRKKLGANTEDGKRRKPCALLARNFTLEGRFRW comes from the coding sequence atgGAAGAGGGGTTGAAAGGAAGTTCCATGTGTAGTACAATGAAACATGAGTTGGATTTGAATAGGGATCCGTTTGAGCAAACGGAGCCTGCTTTGACTTTGACTGACTCAGTTTCTAAGCAAGATCTTGATTTAAATGAGTCTATCACAGAAGTTTGTGAAAATGATGATGAGTGTGATGTCCCTAAATGTGTCATTGCTGATGTTGACTCTGAGAAGGCTGAGGGAATTGTTGGTGAAGTCGGGGAGGAAGACCCGCTGATGCAAGTGAAGCTTCCGGAGAAGAATCGAGTGGACATTGTTGTTGGGAGGCGGCGAGGGAGAAAAAAGAAGGTGAAGGATTCAACGGAGGATAAAACTTCCTGTCAGGTGGAGCTTGAAAATAAGGGTTTATCTTTGATGTCGGGCGCGTTGAGGCCTTCGGAAGAAAGAAAATGTGAGGAGGGAACTGCTGTTGAAAATGGCGAAGTAATTAAAATTAATGTAGTTTGTGATGGTAATGATGAGCCGCATGGCAAGGTTGATGCCAGTAAGGGCAGAGGGCGGAGGGGGAGGAAAAAGAAGGAGGTTAAGGATTCAAGAAAGGATGATGTTTCTCATGATGGTGATTTCCTTGAAAGAGGACTGATTTGTAATGGCTTGGTATCTCTTAAGGGAGAGTCAGGTGTTTCTTCACCTGGAAGACAAATTGAGCAGGGTATTCATGATTTTGTGGGTTTTGAAAGTGGAGAAATAACAAAGATTTCGGAGAATAGCATTGATGACATTAGCCAAGTGCAAGTTGATAAAAGCAATGATAAAAGCGAGAAGAAGCCTGGCAAGAGAGGCAGAGGAAGGAAAAGAACTGCAGCTGAGGCTTCTGAATGTCACGATAACGATGTCACTGCCGGTGAACAAGTTGATGCCAGTAGTGATGGATCCAAGATTAAGGTACGCAAGAGAGGTAGAGGGAGGAAAAGAAAGGATGCGGAGGATGTTGAGCGTCCTGCTGATGATCAAGTCAAAAGACAGAAGGTGAACACAGTGCTTTCTATGGGTCAGTTTAAAAGGGTCTTGAGGTCAGGTACGGTAGCAGTTATTGATGGTAAGAAGCATGTTTTTGGAGTAAAGGATGCAGGTGTGTCCAGTTCAAAAACAGAGAACAACATTGATCCGTCTGACAAGAAAATACTCAAGGCAAGGAATGATGGTAATGCAAGACTGATAGAGAGGGGAAAGCAAAAGCCGAAGGGCCGTCGTGGAAGACCTCCAAAGATGCAAGGGACCAGTCTGACCAGTAGCCAAAAAGACAAATTGAGGGGTCCCAAGAGAAGCATGAACGATGAAAAGGCCGATGGTCTTGTTAAGGGCTCAAAGCATCTCAAGGTGAATCAGACAAATGACGTCGAAGAGGCTCTTGGGTATGAGGAAGGCACTGAACAAGCAAATGCTGAAGTTAATAACGAGGGTCCTGGAAATGATGGAAACAAAAGGCTCAGCAGTGATCCATATCATGATAAGCAGAGTAAATTGAAAGGAAGCAAGACTGAGGTGAAGGAATTTGGTGTTAGGGAACAAAAGCAGGCAGTTAGAGAGCAGATAATCGATATGCTTATGAAGTCAGGTTGGACTGTTGAGTACAGGCCCAGGTTAACGAAAGATTATAAGGATGCAATCTGGTATGATCCGGAAGGAAGGCAACATTGGTCAGTCACTTTGGCATACAAGAGGCTCAAAGAGAGAGTTGAAGCTGGAGCTGCTGATGATAAGACCAGGTCTGCATTTACTCCTATACCGGAGGATGTATTCAGCACACTATTCAGAGGtaggaaagaaaaagagaacaagggaaagaagaagcaaaaggatGTTGGATgtaaaacaagcaagaaaatgaCCAAAAAGAAGCAATCTGCCAAAGGCAACTTAAGTGTTAGAACTAAAACAGGAAACAGCTTAAGTGTGGCAGTAAGGAGGAAAAAGTTGGGAGCAAATACAGAAGATGGAAAACGCAGAAAGCCCTGTGCTCTATTGGCACGGAATTTCACATTAGAGGGTCGATTCAGATGGTGA
- the LOC107791537 gene encoding fasciclin-like arabinogalactan protein 21 gives MASTAKLFIFLISIFICISHTTAANPLFRSTSESRRHLLLTPSPSQSSSPLAAILYNLGFQDLANASLNANISTINFPFTIFAPTDSSLLTCPSCSLPLILQEHSVLGLYSFHFLRNLAFGTKIETLAPTRCLTITPSRINNSSRSVFVNGVEITKPDIYNSGFIIVHGIQGYMAHLSPISCRIESMTTLSFPFIPPPTAAFAATRLMLKDVMAHLRTGGYSIVALAMRVKYPELADLKSMTIFAIDDLSIFDGGNGHEYVANLGFHIVPNRLLMASELVKLPHDTELLTMDRGEKLVVTTAGGNGPLVPMRINYVKVNNLDLVYNNRIVVHGLSTPFPRIRRHQNDGTQEFQDIMGTVI, from the coding sequence ATGGCGTCCACTGCTAAGCTCTTCATCTTCCTCATCTCCATTTTCATCTGCATTTCACACACCACCGCCGCAAACCCTTTGTTCCGTTCAACGTCAGAATCTCGTCGTCACCTTCTCCTAACTCCATCACCATCTCAATCTTCATCTCCGTTGGCCGCCATCCTCTACAATCTCGGTTTTCAAGATCTGGCCAACGCATCTCTTAACGCCAACATCTCCACCATTAATTTCCCATTTACCATTTTCGCCCCTACTGATTCCTCCCTCCTCACTTGCCCTTCTTGTTCCCTTCCCCTGATTCTTCAAGAACACTCTGTTCTTGGTCTCTACTCTTTCCACTTCCTCCGTAACCTAGCTTTTGGTACAAAGATTGAAACTTTAGCCCCAACTCGCTGTCTTACTATAACCCCATCTCGTATTAACAACTCCTCGAGGTCTGTTTTTGTAAACGGGGTTGAAATTACCAAGCCGGACATTTACAATAGTGGGTTCATCATTGTTCATGGTATACAGGGGTATATGGCTCATCTTTCTCCAATTTCTTGCAGAATTGAGAGCATGACTACTTTATCATTCCCGTTTATTCCACCGCCCACGGCGGCGTTTGCTGCCACGCGCTTGATGTTAAAAGATGTTATGGCTCATCTGCGTACTGGTGGTTATAGTATAGTGGCACTTGCTATGAGAGTGAAGTACCCTGAGTTAGCTGACTTGAAATCCATGACTATTTTTGCAATTGATGATTTGTCCATTTTTGATGGTGGGAATGGGCATGAGTATGTGGCAAATCTTGGGTTTCATATTGTGCCTAATAGGCTGTTAATGGCCTCTGAGTTGGTTAAATTGCCTCATGATACAGAGCTGCTGACAATGGATAGGGGGGAGAAATTGGTTGTGACTACTGCGGGAGGCAATGGTCCTTTGGTTCCAATGAGGATTAATTACGTTAAAGTCAATAATTTGGATCTTGTTTACAATAATAGGATTGTGGTTCATGGACTTTCAACGCCATTCCCACGTATTCGCCGTCATCAAAATGATGGTACACAGGAATTTCAAGACATAATGGGGACTGTGATATAA
- the LOC107791538 gene encoding small ribosomal subunit protein eS24z, with protein MADKAVTIRTRKFMTNRLLARKQFIIDVLHPGRANVSKAELKEKLARMYEVKDPNAIFVFKFRTHFGGGKSTGFGLIYDSVENAKKYEPKYRLIRNGLDTKVEKSRKQMKERKNRAKKVRGVKKTKAGDAKKK; from the exons ATGGCGGACAAGGCAGTGACTATTAGAACTAGGAAGTTCATGACCAATAGGCTTCTTGCAAGGAAACAATTC ATTATTGATGTCTTGCATCCTGGAAGAGCCAATGTTTCCAAG GCTGAGTTGAAAGAGAAATTGGCAAGGATGTATGAAGTGAAAGACCCAAATGCCATCTTCGTGTTCAAGTTCAGGACCCActttggaggaggcaaatctaCTGGATTTGGTTTGATCTATGACTCTGTTGAAAACGCAAAGAAGTATGAGCCCAAGTACAGGTTGATCAGG AATGGATTAGACACCAAGGTGGAGAAGTCCAGGAAGCAAATGAAGGAGCGCAAGAACAGAGCCAAGAAAGTTCGTGGTGTCAAGAAG ACCAAGGCTGGAGACGCTAAGAAGAAGTGA